One stretch of Chryseobacterium sp. LJ668 DNA includes these proteins:
- a CDS encoding choice-of-anchor L domain-containing protein has product MKRYLLLFSLFLASTSVYSQTLQTRTPQKEKISAESKKAGVFIDVNTPTYPESAFSPLQLVKDVLISSGTNTCVTPTVSNVVVTPNQAVTFADRAWGYFHRGTTNFPFKDGIVLSSGFARKAGNSAEAFTLSDSNTGGSDPDLATAIGASGVLTNAAILEFDFTPTTSQIKFNYLLASEEYTGSFPCSYADGFALLLRPSSGGPYVNMAVLPAGAGPVSVTNIHPAIAGSCGAVNPTYFAGYNTGNIETNFYGRTIPLEATATVVPGQSYHFKMVVADFGPGGADSSYDTAVFLEGGSFNIGVELLDPSGGTLPAEINVCDNVPQVITSSVSDPNLLYQWFFNGNPIPGATTNVITAVQPGNYTIEVSVPGNPCPGTATIKINGGTTPVAQDATFRLCSTPDITTFDLNNAKPLISPTTTATFRFYVNQADAIAQNGNFIQNVANYNGTNGQILYVVVSDGGFCSKTVKLTLTREVTPIAGITSSKIRVCPGESVTLTASGGVTYLWDNFSGSGNTQTVTVNQTTTFTVYAIGALGCKSLLPAKITVEVVPAITSPLLDVEMCIGDKITLDAGGTGTNYTYLWNTGATTQTIVATQLGIYTVVIDNGFCQKLFTVKVLGASSPFFTNLSYENNTLTATATNPSINNIFGTLEYSIDGTNWQESNIFTNLLDNTTYNVQVRIKGTTCIGGVEFFTLQINNIITPNQDGVNDVLDLSGLRDFNNFTGSIYDRYGVEMFKFSKEKPIWDGTVGGKRLPTATYWYKFNFEYKKSKVQMNRSGWIMLKNRE; this is encoded by the coding sequence ATGAAGAGATATCTACTGTTGTTTTCATTATTTCTAGCTTCTACAAGTGTTTATTCACAAACACTACAAACCAGGACACCACAAAAAGAAAAAATTTCAGCCGAATCAAAAAAGGCAGGTGTCTTTATTGATGTTAATACACCCACATATCCCGAATCTGCTTTTTCACCATTACAATTGGTGAAAGATGTTTTGATTTCATCAGGAACTAATACTTGTGTAACACCCACTGTTTCTAATGTTGTCGTTACTCCCAATCAAGCGGTAACATTTGCAGATAGAGCGTGGGGATATTTTCACAGAGGGACTACAAATTTCCCTTTCAAAGATGGAATCGTTTTGTCTTCAGGATTTGCCAGAAAGGCAGGAAATAGCGCAGAAGCATTTACTTTAAGTGATAGTAATACGGGTGGAAGTGATCCCGATTTGGCTACTGCAATCGGTGCATCTGGAGTACTTACTAATGCTGCAATTTTAGAATTTGATTTTACACCTACTACTTCTCAGATAAAATTTAACTATTTATTGGCATCAGAAGAGTATACCGGTTCATTTCCCTGCAGTTATGCAGATGGTTTTGCATTGCTTTTACGTCCTTCATCGGGCGGGCCTTATGTAAATATGGCTGTTTTACCTGCAGGAGCTGGCCCTGTAAGTGTTACAAATATACATCCTGCGATCGCTGGAAGTTGTGGAGCCGTTAATCCAACATATTTTGCAGGTTATAACACAGGAAATATTGAAACAAATTTTTATGGGAGAACCATTCCTCTTGAGGCAACGGCAACAGTAGTTCCTGGTCAGTCTTATCATTTCAAGATGGTAGTAGCAGATTTTGGTCCTGGTGGAGCCGATTCTTCTTATGATACCGCTGTATTTTTAGAAGGTGGCTCATTCAACATTGGGGTAGAATTGTTAGATCCATCAGGTGGTACGCTTCCTGCTGAAATTAATGTATGTGATAACGTTCCACAAGTAATCACGTCTTCAGTAAGTGATCCTAATTTGCTTTATCAATGGTTTTTTAACGGAAACCCGATTCCTGGAGCAACTACAAATGTAATTACAGCTGTGCAGCCCGGAAATTATACCATTGAAGTAAGTGTGCCGGGAAATCCTTGTCCAGGGACAGCAACAATAAAAATTAATGGCGGTACGACACCTGTAGCACAAGATGCTACATTCCGTTTATGCAGTACACCGGATATTACTACGTTTGATTTGAATAACGCAAAGCCACTAATCAGTCCGACAACAACTGCAACTTTCAGATTTTATGTAAATCAGGCAGATGCGATAGCTCAAAACGGTAATTTTATTCAGAATGTTGCCAATTATAACGGAACGAACGGACAGATTTTGTATGTTGTAGTTTCTGACGGTGGTTTCTGTAGTAAAACTGTTAAATTGACTCTTACAAGAGAAGTAACTCCTATTGCGGGTATTACCTCTTCAAAAATAAGAGTTTGCCCGGGCGAATCTGTAACGCTTACTGCATCTGGAGGTGTAACTTATCTATGGGATAATTTTTCGGGATCTGGAAATACGCAAACAGTAACTGTAAATCAAACAACAACCTTCACAGTGTATGCTATTGGAGCATTAGGATGTAAATCTTTATTGCCGGCTAAAATCACAGTTGAGGTAGTTCCGGCTATAACTTCTCCATTGCTTGATGTAGAAATGTGTATCGGTGATAAAATTACGCTTGATGCAGGTGGTACAGGTACCAATTATACCTATCTGTGGAACACAGGAGCTACAACTCAGACAATTGTAGCAACCCAATTGGGTATTTACACAGTTGTGATTGATAATGGTTTTTGTCAGAAGCTTTTTACAGTGAAAGTTCTTGGCGCATCCTCACCATTCTTTACGAATCTTAGCTATGAAAACAATACGTTAACAGCTACTGCAACCAATCCTTCTATCAATAATATCTTCGGAACTCTGGAATATTCTATTGACGGAACAAACTGGCAGGAATCTAATATCTTCACCAATTTGCTGGATAATACAACATACAATGTTCAGGTGAGAATCAAAGGAACAACGTGTATCGGAGGTGTTGAATTCTTTACCCTTCAGATCAACAATATCATTACGCCGAATCAGGATGGTGTGAATGATGTATTGGATCTTTCGGGCTTAAGAGATTTTAATAATTTCACAGGATCAATCTATGACAGATATGGTGTAGAAATGTTTAAATTCTCAAAAGAAAAGCCAATCTGGGATGGAACTGTAGGAGGTAAGAGATTGCCCACTGCAACTTACTGGTACAAATTTAACTTCGAGTACAAGAAGTCTAAAGTACAAATGAACAGATCTGGTTGGATTATGTTGAAGAATAGAGAATAA